A genomic region of Arachis hypogaea cultivar Tifrunner chromosome 5, arahy.Tifrunner.gnm2.J5K5, whole genome shotgun sequence contains the following coding sequences:
- the LOC112801598 gene encoding uncharacterized protein isoform X2, which yields MNILLTALVRRNMISDAYSLYDEMVQRKMYGNCFTLHVLMRACLKEGKIEEAEMYFSRAKGRGLELDAAAYSIVIQATCRRPNSNSACELLKEMKKLGWVPSEGTYNSVIAACAKQGNLVDALRLKDEMVSSGVPLNIIVVTKLIKGHCEQGNVDSALQLFEEAVKVGVTPDMVTFSVLIDWCSKTGNVEKAFELYSQMKLMAIQPNVYIVNSLLKGFRKQHFLESAYMVLDEAIEHGIATVVTYNILLCWLGEQGMVNEARHLWDKMISTGITPSLISYNNMILCHCKRGCMDDACSVKNDILNSGLKPNAFTYTLLIDGFFKKGDANRAFGMFDQMVAANIAPSDFTFNVVISGLCKVGRVSETKDMLNNFLKQGFIPSSVTYNSIIDGFVKQGAIDLAQSTYREMCESGISPNVITCTSLINGLCRSRKIDVALRMYNDMKIMGLELDITAYSVLIDGFCKVQDMEGACKFFSELLEVGLVPNSVVYNSMISGFVNVNNMEAALNFHKKMVENNVPCDLQTYTTLINGLLKEGKLNFASDLYSEMLSKGIIPDTFMYNVLVSGLCNQGQLEKGSKILKEMDGNNITPTVLIYNTLIAGYFREGNPQEAFRLHNEMLDKGLMPDDTTYDILVNGKLNKSYAHARA from the coding sequence ATGAACATCCTTTTAACTGCATTAGTCAGGAGGAACATGATTAGTGATGCATATAGCCTGTATGATGAAATGGTTCAAAGAAAAATGTATGGTAATTGCTTTACTTTGCATGTCCTAATGCGTGCATGTTTGAAGGAAGGGAAGATTGAGGAAGCTGAGATGTATTTCAGTCGGGCAAAGGGTAGAGGGTTAGAACTCGATGCAGCTGCTTACAGCATTGTTATTCAGGCTACTTGTAGGAGGCCGAACTCGAATTCAGCATGTGAGCTGTTGAAGGAGATGAAAAAATTGGGTTGGGTGCCATCTGAGGGTACATATAATTCTGTGATTGCTGCTTGTGCTAAACAGGGAAATCTTGTAGATGCATTGAGGCTTAAGGATGAGATGGTGAGTAGTGGTGTTCCATTGAATATAATTGTTGTGACAAAGTTAATTAAAGGACATTGTGAGCAAGGGAATGTTGATAGTGCATTACAATTGTTTGAGGAGGCTGTTAAGGTTGGTGTTACTCCTGATATGGTTACTTTCTCGGTTTTGATAGATTGGTGCTCTAAGACTGGGAATGTGGAGAAGGCATTTGAACTTTACTCCCAAATGAAACTCATGGCCATTCAACCAAATGTTTATATTGTAAATTCTCTGTTAAAGGGATTTCGGAAACAGCATTTTCTAGAAAGTGCGTATATGGTGCTTGATGAGGCTATTGAACATGGTATTGCTACTGTTGTTACATATAACATCCTTTTATGCTGGCTTGGTGAGCAGGGAATGGTTAATGAGGCCCGTCATTTGTGGGACAAGATGATAAGTACGGGAATTACACCTTCACTAATTTCTTACAACAACATGATACTTTGTCACTGTAAAAGGGGCTGCATGGATGATGCCTGTAGTGTGAAGAATGATATACTTAACAGCGGTTTAAAACCGAATGCTTTTACATACACACTTTTGATAGATGGTTTTTTCAAAAAAGGTGATGCTAACCGTGCCTTTGGTATGTTTGATCAAATGGTGGCTGCAAATATTGCACCTTCAGACTTCACATTTAATGTTGTTATAAGCGGCTTGTGCAAAGTTGGCCGGGTGTCGGAAACAAAGGATATGTTGAACAATTTTCTGAAGCAGGGCTTTATTCCTTCTTCTGTGACATATAATAGCATCATTGACGGATTTGTCAAGCAGGGAGCAATTGATTTAGCACAGTCTACTTACAGGGAGATGTGTGAAAGTGGAATTTCACCAAATGTTATCACTTGTACTAGTTTGATTAATGGACTTTGCAGAAGCAGAAAGATTGATGTTGCTTTGAGAATGTATAATGACATGAAAATCATGGGATTAGAGTTGGATATTACTGCATATAGTGTTCTCATCGATGGTTTCTGCAAAGTACAAGACATGGAAGGTGCATGCAAATTCTTCTCTGAACTTCTGGAGGTTGGTTTGGTTCCAAACTCAGTCGTGTACAACAGCATGATTAGTGGCTTTGTAAATGTGAATAATATGGAAGCTGCACTTAACTTTCACAAGAAAATGGTAGAAAACAATGTCCCATGTGATTTGCAAACATATACAACGTTGATCAATGGGCTTTTAAAGGAGGGTAAATTGAATTTTGCTTCAGATCTTTACTCAGAGATGCTTTCCAAGGGTATTATACCTGATACTTTCATGTATAATGTTCTGGTAAGTGGACTTTGTAACCAAGGACAACTAGAGAAAGGTAGCAAGATCCTAAAGGAAATGGATGGGAATAATATAACTCCTACTGTTCTTATTTATAACACTTTAATTGCTGGATACTTTAGGGAGGGGAATCCGCAAGAGGCCTTTCGACTACATAATGAGATGCTTGATAAAGGTCTTATGCCTGATGACACAACGTATGATATTCTTGTAAATGGAAAGCTCAACAAATCCTATGCTCATGCCAGGGCTTGA
- the LOC112801598 gene encoding uncharacterized protein isoform X3, with amino-acid sequence MCSKEGKIEEAEMYFSRAKGRGLELDAAAYSIVIQATCRRPNSNSACELLKEMKKLGWVPSEGTYNSVIAACAKQGNLVDALRLKDEMVSSGVPLNIIVVTKLIKGHCEQGNVDSALQLFEEAVKVGVTPDMVTFSVLIDWCSKTGNVEKAFELYSQMKLMAIQPNVYIVNSLLKGFRKQHFLESAYMVLDEAIEHGIATVVTYNILLCWLGEQGMVNEARHLWDKMISTGITPSLISYNNMILCHCKRGCMDDACSVKNDILNSGLKPNAFTYTLLIDGFFKKGDANRAFGMFDQMVAANIAPSDFTFNVVISGLCKVGRVSETKDMLNNFLKQGFIPSSVTYNSIIDGFVKQGAIDLAQSTYREMCESGISPNVITCTSLINGLCRSRKIDVALRMYNDMKIMGLELDITAYSVLIDGFCKVQDMEGACKFFSELLEVGLVPNSVVYNSMISGFVNVNNMEAALNFHKKMVENNVPCDLQTYTTLINGLLKEGKLNFASDLYSEMLSKGIIPDTFMYNVLVSGLCNQGQLEKGSKILKEMDGNNITPTVLIYNTLIAGYFREGNPQEAFRLHNEMLDKGLMPDDTTYDILVNGKLNKSYAHARA; translated from the exons ATGTGCAGTAAG GAAGGGAAGATTGAGGAAGCTGAGATGTATTTCAGTCGGGCAAAGGGTAGAGGGTTAGAACTCGATGCAGCTGCTTACAGCATTGTTATTCAGGCTACTTGTAGGAGGCCGAACTCGAATTCAGCATGTGAGCTGTTGAAGGAGATGAAAAAATTGGGTTGGGTGCCATCTGAGGGTACATATAATTCTGTGATTGCTGCTTGTGCTAAACAGGGAAATCTTGTAGATGCATTGAGGCTTAAGGATGAGATGGTGAGTAGTGGTGTTCCATTGAATATAATTGTTGTGACAAAGTTAATTAAAGGACATTGTGAGCAAGGGAATGTTGATAGTGCATTACAATTGTTTGAGGAGGCTGTTAAGGTTGGTGTTACTCCTGATATGGTTACTTTCTCGGTTTTGATAGATTGGTGCTCTAAGACTGGGAATGTGGAGAAGGCATTTGAACTTTACTCCCAAATGAAACTCATGGCCATTCAACCAAATGTTTATATTGTAAATTCTCTGTTAAAGGGATTTCGGAAACAGCATTTTCTAGAAAGTGCGTATATGGTGCTTGATGAGGCTATTGAACATGGTATTGCTACTGTTGTTACATATAACATCCTTTTATGCTGGCTTGGTGAGCAGGGAATGGTTAATGAGGCCCGTCATTTGTGGGACAAGATGATAAGTACGGGAATTACACCTTCACTAATTTCTTACAACAACATGATACTTTGTCACTGTAAAAGGGGCTGCATGGATGATGCCTGTAGTGTGAAGAATGATATACTTAACAGCGGTTTAAAACCGAATGCTTTTACATACACACTTTTGATAGATGGTTTTTTCAAAAAAGGTGATGCTAACCGTGCCTTTGGTATGTTTGATCAAATGGTGGCTGCAAATATTGCACCTTCAGACTTCACATTTAATGTTGTTATAAGCGGCTTGTGCAAAGTTGGCCGGGTGTCGGAAACAAAGGATATGTTGAACAATTTTCTGAAGCAGGGCTTTATTCCTTCTTCTGTGACATATAATAGCATCATTGACGGATTTGTCAAGCAGGGAGCAATTGATTTAGCACAGTCTACTTACAGGGAGATGTGTGAAAGTGGAATTTCACCAAATGTTATCACTTGTACTAGTTTGATTAATGGACTTTGCAGAAGCAGAAAGATTGATGTTGCTTTGAGAATGTATAATGACATGAAAATCATGGGATTAGAGTTGGATATTACTGCATATAGTGTTCTCATCGATGGTTTCTGCAAAGTACAAGACATGGAAGGTGCATGCAAATTCTTCTCTGAACTTCTGGAGGTTGGTTTGGTTCCAAACTCAGTCGTGTACAACAGCATGATTAGTGGCTTTGTAAATGTGAATAATATGGAAGCTGCACTTAACTTTCACAAGAAAATGGTAGAAAACAATGTCCCATGTGATTTGCAAACATATACAACGTTGATCAATGGGCTTTTAAAGGAGGGTAAATTGAATTTTGCTTCAGATCTTTACTCAGAGATGCTTTCCAAGGGTATTATACCTGATACTTTCATGTATAATGTTCTGGTAAGTGGACTTTGTAACCAAGGACAACTAGAGAAAGGTAGCAAGATCCTAAAGGAAATGGATGGGAATAATATAACTCCTACTGTTCTTATTTATAACACTTTAATTGCTGGATACTTTAGGGAGGGGAATCCGCAAGAGGCCTTTCGACTACATAATGAGATGCTTGATAAAGGTCTTATGCCTGATGACACAACGTATGATATTCTTGTAAATGGAAAGCTCAACAAATCCTATGCTCATGCCAGGGCTTGA
- the LOC112801598 gene encoding uncharacterized protein isoform X1, with amino-acid sequence MLCEQPRECQTFPQTEEGPKYFSFVPSLPPMQTMFSNNLSLIPLKNLRFLSQFNHLCTKTLLPSDPLPHSQSQDPANGPSSHFSKKIDDFPMKISAEAQSHLEVISKEGVLDTLLSHKLDPKSALKFFKGVERRRGFVKTVDVLCLLVHILASSPDTYGVLRNLLNNYVFADSSPTVRVLVEELVACAVRYNFESDSRVFNYLLNAYVRANKITDAVECFRLILKHDVVPWVSFMNILLTALVRRNMISDAYSLYDEMVQRKMYGNCFTLHVLMRACLKEGKIEEAEMYFSRAKGRGLELDAAAYSIVIQATCRRPNSNSACELLKEMKKLGWVPSEGTYNSVIAACAKQGNLVDALRLKDEMVSSGVPLNIIVVTKLIKGHCEQGNVDSALQLFEEAVKVGVTPDMVTFSVLIDWCSKTGNVEKAFELYSQMKLMAIQPNVYIVNSLLKGFRKQHFLESAYMVLDEAIEHGIATVVTYNILLCWLGEQGMVNEARHLWDKMISTGITPSLISYNNMILCHCKRGCMDDACSVKNDILNSGLKPNAFTYTLLIDGFFKKGDANRAFGMFDQMVAANIAPSDFTFNVVISGLCKVGRVSETKDMLNNFLKQGFIPSSVTYNSIIDGFVKQGAIDLAQSTYREMCESGISPNVITCTSLINGLCRSRKIDVALRMYNDMKIMGLELDITAYSVLIDGFCKVQDMEGACKFFSELLEVGLVPNSVVYNSMISGFVNVNNMEAALNFHKKMVENNVPCDLQTYTTLINGLLKEGKLNFASDLYSEMLSKGIIPDTFMYNVLVSGLCNQGQLEKGSKILKEMDGNNITPTVLIYNTLIAGYFREGNPQEAFRLHNEMLDKGLMPDDTTYDILVNGKLNKSYAHARA; translated from the coding sequence ATGCTTTGTGAGCAGCCACGAGAGTGTCAAACATTTCCCCAAACAGAAGAGGGACCAAAGTATTTCAGTTTTGTTCCTTCTCTCCCACCAATGCAAACCATGTTTTCCAACAACCTTTCATTGATCCCTCTGAAGAATCTTCGATTTCTCTCACAATTTAACCATCTCTGCACAAAAACACTCCTTCCATCCGATCCCCTTCCACACTCTCAATCACAGGATCCCGCAAATGGCCCTAGCAGCCACTTCTCCAAGAAAATCGATGATTTTCCCATGAAAATTTCAGCTGAAGCTCAATCACACCTCGAGGTTATTTCGAAAGAGGGTGTCTTGGACACCCTTTTGAGCCATAAGCTTGACCCCAAATCGGCTCTGAAGTTTTTCAAAGGAGTGGAGAGAAGACGAGGGTTTGTGAAAACTGTTGATGTTTTGTGTTTGTTGGTGCATATTCTGGCTTCGAGCCCTGATACTTATGGGGTTCTACGGAATTTGCTAAACAACTATGTTTTTGCAGATTCTAGTCCTACTGTTAGGGTACTTGTGGAAGAGTTGGTAGCATGTGCAGTAAGGTACAATTTTGAATCTGATTCGCGGGTTTTCAATTATCTTTTGAATGCTTATGTTAGAGCTAATAAGATCACAGATGCTGTCGAGTGTTTTAGATTGATATTAAAACATGATGTGGTTCCTTGGGTTTCATTTATGAACATCCTTTTAACTGCATTAGTCAGGAGGAACATGATTAGTGATGCATATAGCCTGTATGATGAAATGGTTCAAAGAAAAATGTATGGTAATTGCTTTACTTTGCATGTCCTAATGCGTGCATGTTTGAAGGAAGGGAAGATTGAGGAAGCTGAGATGTATTTCAGTCGGGCAAAGGGTAGAGGGTTAGAACTCGATGCAGCTGCTTACAGCATTGTTATTCAGGCTACTTGTAGGAGGCCGAACTCGAATTCAGCATGTGAGCTGTTGAAGGAGATGAAAAAATTGGGTTGGGTGCCATCTGAGGGTACATATAATTCTGTGATTGCTGCTTGTGCTAAACAGGGAAATCTTGTAGATGCATTGAGGCTTAAGGATGAGATGGTGAGTAGTGGTGTTCCATTGAATATAATTGTTGTGACAAAGTTAATTAAAGGACATTGTGAGCAAGGGAATGTTGATAGTGCATTACAATTGTTTGAGGAGGCTGTTAAGGTTGGTGTTACTCCTGATATGGTTACTTTCTCGGTTTTGATAGATTGGTGCTCTAAGACTGGGAATGTGGAGAAGGCATTTGAACTTTACTCCCAAATGAAACTCATGGCCATTCAACCAAATGTTTATATTGTAAATTCTCTGTTAAAGGGATTTCGGAAACAGCATTTTCTAGAAAGTGCGTATATGGTGCTTGATGAGGCTATTGAACATGGTATTGCTACTGTTGTTACATATAACATCCTTTTATGCTGGCTTGGTGAGCAGGGAATGGTTAATGAGGCCCGTCATTTGTGGGACAAGATGATAAGTACGGGAATTACACCTTCACTAATTTCTTACAACAACATGATACTTTGTCACTGTAAAAGGGGCTGCATGGATGATGCCTGTAGTGTGAAGAATGATATACTTAACAGCGGTTTAAAACCGAATGCTTTTACATACACACTTTTGATAGATGGTTTTTTCAAAAAAGGTGATGCTAACCGTGCCTTTGGTATGTTTGATCAAATGGTGGCTGCAAATATTGCACCTTCAGACTTCACATTTAATGTTGTTATAAGCGGCTTGTGCAAAGTTGGCCGGGTGTCGGAAACAAAGGATATGTTGAACAATTTTCTGAAGCAGGGCTTTATTCCTTCTTCTGTGACATATAATAGCATCATTGACGGATTTGTCAAGCAGGGAGCAATTGATTTAGCACAGTCTACTTACAGGGAGATGTGTGAAAGTGGAATTTCACCAAATGTTATCACTTGTACTAGTTTGATTAATGGACTTTGCAGAAGCAGAAAGATTGATGTTGCTTTGAGAATGTATAATGACATGAAAATCATGGGATTAGAGTTGGATATTACTGCATATAGTGTTCTCATCGATGGTTTCTGCAAAGTACAAGACATGGAAGGTGCATGCAAATTCTTCTCTGAACTTCTGGAGGTTGGTTTGGTTCCAAACTCAGTCGTGTACAACAGCATGATTAGTGGCTTTGTAAATGTGAATAATATGGAAGCTGCACTTAACTTTCACAAGAAAATGGTAGAAAACAATGTCCCATGTGATTTGCAAACATATACAACGTTGATCAATGGGCTTTTAAAGGAGGGTAAATTGAATTTTGCTTCAGATCTTTACTCAGAGATGCTTTCCAAGGGTATTATACCTGATACTTTCATGTATAATGTTCTGGTAAGTGGACTTTGTAACCAAGGACAACTAGAGAAAGGTAGCAAGATCCTAAAGGAAATGGATGGGAATAATATAACTCCTACTGTTCTTATTTATAACACTTTAATTGCTGGATACTTTAGGGAGGGGAATCCGCAAGAGGCCTTTCGACTACATAATGAGATGCTTGATAAAGGTCTTATGCCTGATGACACAACGTATGATATTCTTGTAAATGGAAAGCTCAACAAATCCTATGCTCATGCCAGGGCTTGA